In Peromyscus eremicus chromosome 2, PerEre_H2_v1, whole genome shotgun sequence, a single genomic region encodes these proteins:
- the Slc2a7 gene encoding solute carrier family 2, facilitated glucose transporter member 7 isoform X2 — protein sequence MENKGTGTPLPTAHKKGRLQSTLVLTTLSASFGSVFQYGYNIAVINTPHKVFKSFYNDTYFERHGRSMDENSLLLLWSCTVSMFPLGGVFGSLIVGLMVNKWGRKGTLLINNIFAITPAILMGVSKVARAFELIILSRVLVGICAGISYSVLPMYLGELAPKNLRGTLGTMTEVFVIIGVLLAQIFSLQSILGNATGWPILLALTGVPALIQLLSLPFFPESPRYTLIEKGDEETARQALRRLRGCNYDVEAEMEEMREEERKEREEGRLSVLNLFTFRPLRWQLISIIVLMAGQQLSGINAVNYYADIIYTSAGVDPTQSQYIIVGSGVTNLVMTVVSAVIVERLGRRILLLSGYGICGSACLVLTVALLLQSTVPELSYLGIICVFAYIVGHSIGPSPVPSVVRTEIVLQSSRTAALTVDGTVHWLTNFIVGLAFPSIQVAIGAYSFLIFSVLCILTAAYIYVVIPETKGKTFVEINCAFAKRNGVEFPEEKDVTMAEPHTTSLPGKQTSF from the exons GTCTTCAAATCGTTTTACAATGACACGTACTTTGAACGGCATGGAAGATCCATGGACGAGAATTCCCTGTTGCTCCTGTGGTCTTGCACGGTCTCCATGTTCCCTCTGGGAGGCGTGTTCGGGTCCTTGATTGTTGGCCTAATGGTCAACAAGTGGGGCAG AAAAGGAACATTGCTGATCAACAATATCTTCGCGATCACCCCTGCCATCCTGATGGGAGTCAGTAAAGTGGCCCGGGCTTTTGAGCTGATCATCTTGTCTCGAGTGCTGGTGGGGATCTGTGCAG GCATCTCCTACAGTGTTCTCCCCATGTACCTGGGAGAACTGGCTCCCAAGAACCTGAGGGGTACGTTAGGGACAATGACGGAGGTATTTGTCATCATTGGAGTCCTCCTGGCACAGATATTCAGTCTGCAGTCCATCCTGGGCAATGCCACAG GCTGGCCGATCCTCTTGGCTCTCACGGGGGTCCCTGCGCTGATTCAGCTTCTCTCGCTGCCCTTCTTCCCCGAGAGCCCCCGTTACACCCTGATTGAGAAAGGGGACGAGGAAACGGCAAGACAAG CTCTAAGGAGGCTGCGAGGTTGCAACTACGACGTGGAGGCCGAGATGGAAGAGATGCGCGAGGAGGAGCGCAAGGAGCGAGAGGAGGGTCGCCTGTCGGTGCTCAACCTCTTCACCTTTCGGCCCTTACGCTGGCAGCTGATCTCTATCATCGTGCTCATGGCGGGTCAGCAGCTGTCTGGGATCAACGCG GTCAACTACTATGCGGATATAATCTACACCTCGGCTGGTGTGGACCCCACCCAGTCCCAGTACATAATAGTGGGCTCTGGTGTGACCAACTTGGTGATGACTGTCGTCTCG GCAGTCATCGTGGAGCGTCTGGGTCGGCGGATTCTCCTGCTGTCTGGCTACGGCATCTGTGGCTCTGCCTGCCTGGTGCTGACCGTGGCCCTCCTCCTTCAG AGCACAGTCCCTGAGCTGTCCTACCTCGGCATCATCTGCGTCTTCGCCTACATCGTGGGACATTCCATCGGGCCCA GTCCCGTCCCCTCCGTGGTGAGGACAGAGATTGTCCTGCAGTCTTCTCGGACAGCTGCACTCACGGTAGATGGAACTGTGCACTGGCTCACCAACTTCATCGTAGGCTTGGCATTCCCATCCATCCAG GTGGCCATCGGGGCTTACAGTTTCCTCatcttctctgttctctgcatCCTCACTGCTGCTTACATCTACGTGGTAATTCCTGAAACCAAGGGCAAGACATTTGTGGAGATAAACTGCGCTTTTGCCAAGAGAAATGGGGTGGAGTTTCCAGAAGAGAAAGACGTAACGATGGCCGAGCCTCACACAACCTCTCTGCCTGGCAAGCAGACATCCTTTTGA